The proteins below are encoded in one region of Hordeum vulgare subsp. vulgare chromosome 3H, MorexV3_pseudomolecules_assembly, whole genome shotgun sequence:
- the LOC123443436 gene encoding bifunctional phosphatase IMPL2, chloroplastic: MLPPTSTIPPTFPLPHPAFTKPSFRHHLRSSSLLASASSAAAGRACGIAGRWTSSVRASPSEAGGWAVAAAGKEGVEMERLVAVAQSAADAAGEVLRKYFRQRFEIIDKEDHSPVTIADREAEEAMTSVILKSFPTHAVFGEENGWRCAEKSADYVWVLDPIDGTKSFITGKPLFGTLIALLHNGKPVMGIIDQPILRERWVGVDGKKTTLNGQEISVRPCNVLSQAYLYTTSPHLFEGDAEDAFIRVRDKVKVPLYGCDCYAYALLASGFVDLVVESGLKPYDFLSLVPVIEGAGGSITDWEGNKLHWPVSSESRPTSFNVVAAGDSRVHGQALAALRWR; this comes from the exons ATGCTTCCCCCAACCTCCACCATCCCACCCACCTTTCCCCTTCCCCACCCCGCCTTCACAAAACCTAGCTTCCGTCACCACCTCCGCTCGTCCTCCCTCCTGGCAAGCGCCTCCTCTGCGGCGGCGGGTCGGGCGTGCGGGATAGCGGGCCGTTGGACGAGCTCGGTTCGAGCCTCGCCTTCTGAGGCGGGGGGCTGGGCGGTGGCTGCGGCTGGTAAGGAGGGGGTGGAGATGGAGCGGCTGGTGGCGGTGGCGCAGAGCGCAGCGGATGCGGCGGGGGAGGTGCTCAGGAAGTACTTCAGGCAGCGCTTCGAGATAATCGACAAGGAggaccaca GTCCCGTCACGATCGCTGATAGAGAAGCAGAAGAGGCAATGACTTCAGTCATACTGAAGAGCTTTCCTACTCATGCTGT TTTCGGCGAGGAGAACGGTTGGAGGTGTGCGGAGAAGTCTGCTGACTATGTTTGGGTATTGGACCCCATAGATGGAACAAAGAGCTTCATTACTG GCAAGCCTCTTTTTGGTACACTTATTGCGCTTCTTCACAATGGAAAGCCG GTTATGGGCATTATTGATCAGCCAATCTTGAGAGAGAGATGGGTTGGGGTGGATGGGAAGAAAACTACCTTAAATGGACAAGAAATATCTGTCCGTCCTTGCAATGTGCTGTCGCAAGCTTACTT ATATACGACGAGTCCACATCTCTTTGAGGGAGATGCTGAAGATGCATTCATTCGTGTACGAGACAAG GTGAAAGTCCCATTGTATGGCTGTGATTGTTATGCTTATGCCCTCCTGGCTTCTGGttttgtggatcttgttgtggaATCTGGATTGAAG CCATATGATTTTCTCTCACTGGTACCGGTGATTGAAGGAGCTGGGGGCTCAATAACTGACTGGGAAGGGAACAAGCTCCACTGGCCTGTCTCTTCGGAATCTCGGCCAACAA GTTTCAACGTGGTGGCAGCCGGAGATTCCCGTGTTCATGGGCAGGCCCTAGCAGCGTTGCGGTGGCGCTAG